A genomic segment from Aegilops tauschii subsp. strangulata cultivar AL8/78 chromosome 1, Aet v6.0, whole genome shotgun sequence encodes:
- the LOC109740307 gene encoding uncharacterized protein encodes MGFQVAAVVPSPCAPSTSSRSPFLGGGCGVLARSCAPGGLAARRRGEGRPARCALSASIDGVGGGDMEFLRRIEELAASAGVRTAGCGWPPSLERSASGVGLPLSLRMLKRKKQQRRQQVPQPSRWDERFRLGSAGESVGRAFSSMVLIVRELQSFALQQMLCDDLQTVLARAHGEMQDSFVWLFQHIFAGTPALMLSLMLLLANFTVHSMSNSVAAAAVAPTPPAATVVDTQHTEPSNPRFDAASVKTFSSGRTASVGGGSGGGGDVRPVAGASGDDRRDESRYSLSRVAPQQLTPLAGTGAENIVPDAAAVDEQAIWERMVAEASSMQANARADELTDPDVLGNLVAPVEAEIETEDAGEYARTEQRYELAVSEEPNNSLILANFAQFLYITRKDHKRAEHYFERAVRAEPADAEALSRYATFLWRARDDVEAAEETYQQAIAADPGNAHYAAAYAHFLWNTGGEDTCFPLD; translated from the exons ATGGGCTTCCAGGTCGCCGCCGTCGTGCCATCCCCGTGCGCGCCCTCGACCTCCTCGCGGTCCCCGTTCctcggcggcggctgcggcgtgCTCGCGAGATCCTGCGCGCCCGGCGGCCTTGCGGCCCGCCGGCGTGGCGAGGGGCGGCCCGCGAGGTGCGCGCTGAGTGCTAGCATAGATGGCGTGGGCGGCGGGGACATGGAGTTCTTGAGGCGGATCGAGGAGCTGGCGGCGTCGGCGGGGGTGCGGACGGCGGGGTGCGGGTGGCCGCCGAGCCTGGAGCGGAGCGCGAGCGGCGTCGGGCTGCCCCTGTCTCTTCGGATGCTGAAGCGGAAGaagcagcagcggcggcagcaggTACCGCAGCCGTCGCGGTGGGACGAGCGCTTCCGCCTGGGCTCCGCCGGCGAGTCGGTGGGCCGCGCCTTCTCCTCCATGGTGCTCATCGTGCGGGAGCTGCAGAGCTTCGCGCTGCAGCAGATGCTCTGCGACGACCTGCAGACCGTCCTGGCGCGCGCCCACGGCGAGATGCAGGACTCGTTCGTCTGGCTCTTCCAGCACATCTTCGCCGGCACCCCGGCGCTCATGCTCTCCCTCATGCTCCTCCTCGCCAACTTCACCGTCCATTCGATGAGCAACAGCGTCGCCGCTGCCGCCGTCGCGCCGACGCCGCCCGCTGCTACGGTGGTCGACACCCAGCACACCGAGCCATCGAACCCGCGGTTCGACGCGGCTTCCGTCAAGACGTTCTCTTCTGGTCGCACTGCCTCGGTCGGTGGGGGCAGCGGGGGTGGCGGCGATGTCCGGCCCGTCGCCGGCGCTTCCGGCGATGACCGGCGGGACGAATCCCGCTACAGTCTGAGCCGCGTCGCGCCACAGCAACTAACGCCGCTGGCGGGAACGGGCGCGGAGAATATCGTGCCCGACGCCGCAGCCGTGGACGAACAGGCCATCTGGGAAAGGATGGTCGCGGAGGCCTCGAGCATGCAGGCCAATGCGCGCGCCGACGAGTTGACGGACCCGGACGTGCTGGGGAACCTGGTCGCGCCGGTGGAGGCGGAGATCGAGACGGAGGACGCCGGCGAGTACGCGCGGACGGAGCAGAGGTACGAGCTGGCCGTGTCCGAGGAGCCCAACAACTCGCTCATCCTCGCCAACTTCGCCCAATTCCTCTACATCACGCGGAAGGACCACAAGCG GGCGGAGCACTACTTCGAGCGGGCGGTGCGGGCGGAgccggcggacgcggaggcgctgagCCGGTACGCGACGTTCCTGTGGAGGGCGCGGGACGACGTCGAGGCGGCGGAGGAGACGTACCAGCAGGCCATCGCGGCCGACCCCGGCAACGCGCACTACGCCGCCGCGTACGCGCATTTCCTCTGGAACACCGGCGGCGAGGACACGTGCTTCCCCCTCGACTGA
- the LOC123496864 gene encoding protein FAR1-RELATED SEQUENCE 11-like, which yields MTEVTEVEGKKNVQDTASADDKRDMFMQIIQMTFTSHEAAYDFYNSYARDNGFSIRKNRVRQGKRDDRLLTEEGHSHRLRPETRCHCEAHLTVKLDQKRGVWYVDSFEDKHSHLAGPDEVPFLWSHRKIKEYQRAEILSMGAAGIRIHDMMDSFISKHVWYGGVGFTRREIYNLCAREKRKLLSKGDAATVIGIMVSRKQRDPSFFFEYKLDKEGHMNRMF from the exons ATGACTGAG GTGACAGAAGTTGAGGGGAAAAAGAATGTCCAAGATACTGCTAGTGCAGATGATAAGAGGGATATGTTCATGCAGATAATACAAATGACTTTTACGTCTCACGAGGCTGCGTATGATTTCTACAACAGCTATGCTAGAGATAATGGTTTCAGCATTAGAAAGAATAGGGTCAG ACAAGGAAAACGTGACGACAGGTTGCTAACCGAGGAAGGACACAGCCATAGGCTCAGACCCGAGACACGCTGCCACTGCGAAGCGCACCTGACCGTAAAGCTTGACCAAAAGCGTGGGGTTTGGTATGTTGATAGTTTTGAGGACAAGCATAGCCATTTGGCAGGACCGGACGAGGTACCTTTTCTTTGGTCTCACAGAAAAATCAAAGAGTACCAGAGAGCTGAGATACTGTCCATGGGAGCTGCAGGGATTAGAATTCACGACATGATGGATTCCTTCATCAGCAAACATGTGTGGTATGGCGGTGTTGGTTTTACCAGGCGTGAAATATACAACCTTTGCGCCAGGGAGAAGAGGAAGCTGCTTTCAAAAGGTGATGCTGCCACAGTCATAGGCATCATGGTCAGTAGGAAACAGAGGGATCCTAGCTTCTTTTTCGAGTACAAGCTAGACAAGGAAGGACATATGAATAGGATGTTCTAG